In Agrobacterium sp. RAC06, a single window of DNA contains:
- a CDS encoding acetyl-CoA carboxylase carboxyltransferase subunit alpha: MHNYLDFEKPISDLEAKIRELKKIAEEDESIDTSEEISRLESRVDEAMVEIYSKLNAWQKTQVARHPQRPHFVDYAEALFTEFTPLAGDRKFAEDAAIQAGLARFRGQPVAVIGQEKGNDTKSRIKHNFGSPRPEGYRKAIRVMEMADRFGLPVITLIDTAGAYPGVGAEERGQAEAIARSTEMCLGLKVPMVSVVIGEGGSGGAIAIATGNRVYMLEHAIYSVISPEGAASILWRDSTRAKEAATNMKITAEDLKGLGIIDAIIPEPVGGAHRAPDRVIGMTGDVIASALAELTPLPGDKLRADRRQKFLDIGRNL; this comes from the coding sequence ATGCACAACTATCTCGACTTCGAAAAGCCCATCTCCGACCTCGAGGCCAAGATCCGCGAACTGAAGAAGATCGCGGAAGAGGACGAGAGCATCGACACCTCGGAAGAGATCAGCCGGCTGGAAAGCCGCGTCGATGAGGCGATGGTGGAGATCTATTCGAAGCTCAACGCCTGGCAGAAGACGCAGGTCGCGCGGCATCCGCAGCGTCCGCATTTCGTCGACTATGCCGAAGCGCTGTTCACAGAATTCACACCGCTGGCCGGTGACCGCAAGTTTGCCGAGGACGCCGCCATCCAGGCCGGCCTCGCCCGCTTCCGCGGCCAGCCTGTCGCCGTGATCGGCCAGGAAAAGGGCAACGACACCAAGTCGCGCATCAAGCACAACTTCGGCAGCCCGCGCCCTGAAGGCTATCGCAAGGCGATCCGCGTCATGGAAATGGCCGACCGCTTCGGCCTGCCAGTCATCACACTGATCGATACGGCCGGCGCCTATCCGGGCGTTGGAGCAGAAGAACGCGGCCAGGCGGAAGCCATTGCCCGCTCCACCGAGATGTGCCTCGGCCTCAAGGTGCCGATGGTCTCCGTCGTCATCGGCGAAGGCGGCTCGGGTGGCGCGATCGCGATTGCCACCGGCAACCGCGTCTACATGCTCGAGCATGCGATCTATTCGGTGATCTCGCCGGAAGGCGCCGCCTCCATTCTCTGGCGCGATTCCACCCGCGCCAAGGAAGCCGCGACCAACATGAAGATCACGGCGGAGGACCTGAAGGGGCTCGGCATCATTGACGCCATCATCCCCGAGCCCGTCGGCGGCGCCCATCGCGCACCAGACCGGGTCATCGGCATGACCGGCGACGTGATCGCCAGCGCACTGGCCGAACTGACGCCGCTGCCGGGCGACAAGCTGCGCGCCGATCGACGCCAGAAATTCCTCGATATCGGCCGCAACCTCTGA
- a CDS encoding L,D-transpeptidase family protein, producing MRLTSTALVLVFAAALAGCNDALESAAYDTPRVSNKVQQPLPARLVAEIQKKGMDRNSPIMIRIFKEEGKLEVWKAKTNGRFDKVVEYDICAWSGRLGPKVKEGDRQAPEGFYPLTPYHLNPNSKYFLAINTGFPNQFDRANGRTGSHLMIHGACSSSGCYSMTDAQMLEIYAFARDAFKGGQQAVQLQAFPFRMTAENMARHRHSPHFDFWKMLKVGYDNFEVTKRPPEVNVCEKKYVFNQSVPAGSSFNPQASCPPMSTPPALSVALNGFNEAYDAAYAKAMKKYDGKIWYDPTEAERKALVADLRKSRSHDLAFAPTGSALKAGRLLDLDDVDPARLPAANGTAAVNQMATNPNGDPQAQAAQTTTAAPAAPATNAVPVPQPNPLAPQTAEAAIAAPAPADKKPFWKLW from the coding sequence ATGCGTTTGACATCAACGGCCCTGGTTCTGGTTTTCGCTGCGGCTCTGGCAGGCTGCAATGACGCGCTCGAGAGCGCGGCCTATGACACGCCGCGGGTTTCCAACAAGGTCCAGCAGCCGCTGCCGGCGCGCCTCGTTGCCGAAATACAGAAGAAGGGCATGGATCGCAATTCGCCGATCATGATCCGCATCTTCAAGGAAGAAGGCAAGCTCGAGGTCTGGAAGGCCAAGACCAACGGCCGCTTCGACAAGGTCGTGGAATACGATATCTGCGCCTGGTCGGGTCGCCTCGGCCCGAAGGTGAAGGAAGGTGACCGCCAGGCGCCGGAAGGCTTCTACCCGCTGACGCCGTATCACCTGAACCCGAATTCCAAGTATTTCCTGGCGATCAACACCGGCTTTCCGAACCAGTTCGACCGGGCGAACGGCCGCACAGGCTCACACCTGATGATCCACGGCGCCTGCTCTTCGTCAGGCTGCTATTCGATGACCGATGCCCAGATGCTGGAGATCTACGCCTTTGCCCGGGACGCCTTCAAGGGCGGCCAGCAGGCGGTGCAATTGCAGGCCTTCCCCTTCCGCATGACCGCTGAAAACATGGCGCGTCATCGCCATAGCCCGCACTTCGATTTCTGGAAAATGCTGAAGGTCGGCTACGACAATTTCGAGGTCACCAAGCGACCACCCGAAGTCAATGTCTGCGAGAAGAAATACGTCTTCAACCAGTCGGTCCCGGCCGGATCGAGCTTCAATCCGCAGGCCTCGTGCCCACCGATGAGCACGCCCCCTGCACTCTCGGTCGCGCTTAACGGCTTCAACGAGGCCTATGATGCCGCCTATGCCAAGGCGATGAAAAAATACGACGGCAAGATTTGGTACGACCCGACGGAAGCCGAGCGCAAGGCGCTGGTGGCGGATCTGCGCAAGTCGCGCTCGCACGACCTCGCTTTCGCGCCCACGGGTTCGGCCTTGAAGGCGGGCAGGCTGCTCGACCTCGACGACGTCGATCCGGCCAGGCTGCCTGCCGCCAACGGCACGGCTGCCGTCAACCAGATGGCGACCAACCCGAACGGTGACCCGCAGGCACAGGCTGCACAGACGACGACGGCCGCACCCGCCGCGCCGGCCACCAACGCCGTCCCGGTGCCGCAGCCCAATCCGCTTGCCCCCCAGACGGCCGAGGCGGCCATTGCAGCTCCGGCACCGGCCGACAAGAAGCCCTTCTGGAAGCTCTGGTAA